From Anas platyrhynchos isolate ZD024472 breed Pekin duck chromosome 38, IASCAAS_PekinDuck_T2T, whole genome shotgun sequence, one genomic window encodes:
- the LOC119717125 gene encoding uncharacterized protein isoform X2, with protein sequence MGWNSPLATLGQLSWLCPLPAPAAPPACPLAGQSAKLQSPWLSVSTALRQLKHQRVINIILSLNAKHSTTPARRRKINSILAETRTLLQKPAFMGRGQRTVFWGIGLPWDGICLLAWLQGWPWDLCEGTPWLSDPLRALLQLWESLMNVVTPARSSAVLLLLEQLSAPRAHQQLCFLQVLLCFTSSQNKVGKERAMERIWRLIGFISTRFHHEPIGKYFQSSQRTTIVLRTLETIRDCCIDDNKNQWAKFTLGVAARDSASWLMDVERILRFLHENLKRSDSTSLLRQSFFLVLKALTKQFPREALISVLTNLPPLDSTTLDMWKVMLSFPMTSEKILQELQNVLQDKRVCGSLQARPVHTSLLKFAMMHPTEHVLSNLRDPKKLLTLLSLNSLPILWLVLRALVMLSETSQMVTDVQVLLPEVMETLQYENTHINMKALTIFKNVIRHLEKKEASHIALALAGRLLPLFNDVSSEVRECSMLLFKDLMESVLWWKKGEMKKTVHRAIIPLLFRMSDNTESVAKVSAEVLLACAKFLKWKQLEQLAQTEDISKTGGYLLKQKRSRVEGYLQQSLTYLWDDQTSLRQKAVRFIAFAAMHSRDLDKEDLHVIITFLQMQCDTHPLIRNLAAGP encoded by the exons ATGGGATGGAATTCCCCTTTGGccactttgggtcagctgtcctggctctgtcccctcccagctcctgctgcacccccagcctgcccgctggcaggacagagcgcgAAGCTgcaaagtccttggcttagtgtaagcactgctctgcgacaattaaaacatcagcgtgttatcaacattattctcagcctaaatgcaaaacacagcaccacaccagctaggaggaggaaaattaactctatcctagctgaaaccaggacactgctCCAAAAGCCAGCCTTcatggggaggggacagagaACTGTGTTCTGGGGGATAGGCCTTCCCTGGGATGGCATCTGCCTACTTGCCTGGCTACAGGGTTGGCCTTGGGATTTGTGTGAAGGGACCCCATGGCTCAGTGACCCACTGAGGGCTTTGCTCCAGCTCTGGGAATCCCTAATGAACGTTGTGACTCCAGCCAGGAGttcagcagtgctgcttctgctggagcagtTGTCAGCTCCCAGAGCACACCAGCAGCTTTGcttcctgcaggtgctgctatGCTTCACGAGCTCTCAGAACAAAGTTGGAAAGGAGAGAGCCATGGAGAGGATCTGGAGGCTGATTGGTTTCATTTCTACCCGTTTTCATCACGAG CCAATTGGAAAATACTTCCAGTCTTCTCAGAGGACAACCATTGTCCTCAGGACACTTGAGACCATTAGAGACTGCTGCATCGACGACAACAAGAATCAGTGGGCCAAGTTCACGCTGGGAGTGGCCGCGAGAGACTCTGCCTCCTGGCTGATGGAT GTGGAAAGGATTCTGAGATTCCTCCATGAAAACCTGAAAAGGAGCGACAGCACATCTTTACTCCGGCAGAGCTTCTTCTTAGTACTGAAGGCACTGActaagcagtttcccagggaagCTCTCATAAGCGTGCTGACCAACCTTCCGCCACTTGACAG cactacACTGGACATGTGGAAGGTGATGCTTTCCTTTCCAATGACTTCAGAGAAGATCTTGCAGGAGCTACAGAATGTTCTCCAGGACAAACGGGTGTGCGGGTCTCTGCAAGCCCGGCCTGTGCACACCAGCCTTCTTAAGTTTGCT ATGATGCATCCAACTGAACATGTACTATCGAATTTACGTGACCCAAAAAAGCTCCTGACGCTTCTGAGTCTTAACAGCCTGCCGATCCTCTGGCTGGTGCTCAGAGCCCTCGTCATGCTGTCGGAGACATCTCAGATG GTGACGGATGTGCAGGTCCTGCTGCCAGAAGTCATGGAGACTCTGCAGTATGAAAACACGCACATCAACATGAAGGCCCTGACTATCTTCAAAAATGTGATTCGTCATCTGGAGAAGAAGGAGGCCAGCCACATCGCTCTGGCACTGGCTGGGAGACTCCTGCCTCTGTTTAACGAT GTGTCCAGTGAGGTGCGAGAATGCTCCATGctcctcttcaaagacttgATGGAGTCTGTGCTGTGgtggaaaaaaggagaaatgaagaagaCTGTGCACAGGGCCATTATTCCACTGCTTTTCCGGATGAGTGACAACACTGAGAGTGTGGCCAAG gtctctgcagaagtCCTACTTGCTTGTGCAAAGTTCCTGAAGTGGAAACAGCTTGAGCAGCTGGCTCAGACTGAGGACATCTCTAAGACTGGGGGGTACTTG CTCAAGCAGAAGAGGAGCAGGGTGGAAggatacctgcagcagagcctgaCATACCTGTGGGATGATCAGACCAGCTTGCGACAGAAGGCTGTCAGATTCATCG CGTTTGCTGCAATGCACTCCAGGGACCTAGACAAAGAAGACCTGCATGTGATCATCACct TCCTCCAAATGCAATGTGACACCCATCCACTGATCCGTAACCTGGCAGCTGGACCATAG